The following coding sequences lie in one Helicoverpa zea isolate HzStark_Cry1AcR chromosome 2, ilHelZeax1.1, whole genome shotgun sequence genomic window:
- the LOC124644346 gene encoding nonsense-mediated mRNA decay factor SMG7-like isoform X1: MVLNAAVQMLREADELKQKISKFKSGTSMLQERGLWATQQQLQKVYQKVLVLDLDYALDKKVEQDLWNVGFKQQIEALQAISKDRKNPLRSEGQAMLSWVLQAAAGFYLCLLHQICTTFKLDLPFRRRASLLGLVEGWGAGETAVGARLPPPASARYICQHCLVHLGDLARYRQQLRVAHTFYRHALVVSAHSGQPYNQLALVAWRRGRRLGALYWHVRSLLVRAPFPPAPANLARTLRAAAAPQGEPVLPVIPGVTDGTGPAPAAPAARLDAHSYVTELIRAMHYIHTVEELDAAAALVNSLNSSLTALIATDSFESMTLIKMACVMIWLVHSTTEDLTLDNSALSAGEQRAARLSSALATGTLLALLLPHYTVDEPLQRALPALKVWLSWAAWHPRVLGCSAWVSLAALWPALAHSLNMLAPTAALLTDTYDSVPLPEDEELAGFLPLEGALKGLRFPNHAAWDTYGGRVPDMDEEADDNDNDSVPPAEVPVTCLSSPELQQRVRAHRLLQLGVKLAQLRPEHLSYTEEDGKLTFTASSMGGEQLSQALAALRVAAGAGAERGGGAPEPEDDSDDEPAHPPPPIVISEADFREKVREKRVGILKPQGSLERAREERALATQDDQLTEVDVCEDSKCEDKKERKPRVNIAMAAIMRKQEETNKQVKFVTPPPTPDSIADSTESKDDKPKVIQPKAIKSLANIPVGRKTGGILSLKDKSAGYPHLVLNTEPEPSKKLEKEDKKDVKLSQSSQNSQSYQQKRLEHPTSPNWNPIQNPYPDAPRMNFQKNYGIQNAGLSYNPSYPAPNVNNQGIRLPVVNPKEIDVRTAALQKQNSRQELFQDGQKFNHNYQMSGDKKNFLNDLPPRFANQYRYWQTQDNQFDNKFRDDSAKPALFPAQTRPWPTPEVYQQPPNWWKPDQPNNVNANFQQPLQPNFYSQHLNTNIPNPYQNLSYNQLQNNIPQNKQESFNQPGYLQSAIGQPQLQTLQNLVTSPNFNSSLNSFSYAPPVTYDSAMYPQFGNKLGYQPLQMKMDKPLGYQGKELMDMGALGFGGNPLDMQQRNLNMNFNEPLSNDIGSMKTVDQVGSVEAGAGAGSTYSLFSAAPDAAAWPPHSQPPPSLWSGPGPSPLERLLEQQKQMKPAPQ; the protein is encoded by the exons ATGGTTTTAAACGCCGCTGTGCAGATGTTGAG gGAGGCAGATGAGCTGAAacagaaaatatcaaaattcaagAGTGGAACATCTATGTTACAAGAACGCGGTCTTTGGGCCACACAACAACAGTTGCAAAAG GTGTATCAAAAAGTACTAGTTTTGGACCTAGACTATGCATTGGACAAGAAAGTGGAACAGGACTTGTGGAATGTGGGCTTCAAGCAGCAGATTGAGGCCCTCCAGGCTATTTCTAAGGATaggaag AATCCCCTTCGCAGTGAAGGGCAGGCCATGCTGTCATGGGTGCTCCAAGCTGCAGCTGGATTCTACCTGTGTTTACTACACCAGATCTGCACTACATTCAAATTGGACTTGCCATTTAG ACGGCGGGCCTCTCTCCTGGGTCTCGTAGAAGGCTGGGGCGCCGGTGAGACGGCGGTGGGTGCTCGCTTACCGCCGCCCGCGTCGGCGCGCTACATCTGTCAACATTGTCTCGTGCATCTCGGTGATTTGGCGAGATATAGGCAACAGTTGCGCGTCGCTCATACGTTTTACAG ACACGCGCTAGTGGTGTCGGCGCACTCGGGGCAGCCGTACAACCAGCTGGCGCTGGTGGcgtggcggcgcgggcggcggctggGCGCGCTGTACTGGCACGTGCGCTCCCTGCTCGTGCGCGCGCCCTTCCCGCCCGCCCCCGCCAACCTCGCGCGGACCCTGCGCGCTGCCGCCGCGCCACAGGG TGAGCCCGTCCTGCCCGTGATCCCGGGCGTGACGGACGGCACCGGGCCGGCGccggccgcgcccgccgcgcgtCTCGACGCGCACTCGTACGTCACCGAGCTCATTCGTGCCATGCACTACATACATACTGTTGAAGA ATTGGACGCGGCGGCGGCATTAGTGAATTCTCTCAACTCTTCGCTGACTGCGCTCATCGCGACCGACAGCTTCGAGTCTATGACGCTCATAAAG ATGGCATGCGTAATGATCTGGCTGGTACACTCGACGACAGAAGACTTGACACTGGACAACAGCGCGTTGTCTGCGGGTGAACAGCGCGCAGCGCGGCTGAGTAGCGCGCTGGCTACCGGCACACTATTGGCGCTGTTATTGCCGCACTACACGGTGGATGAGCCGCTGCAGAGAGCGCTGCCTGCAC TGAAGGTGTGGCTGTCCTGGGCGGCGTGGCACCCGCGGGTGCTGGGCTGCAGCGCGTGGGTGTCGCTGGCGGCGCTGTGGCCGGCGCTGGCGCACTCGCTCAACATGCTGGCGCCCACCGCCGCGCTGCTCACTGATACCT ACGACAGCGTCCCCCTGCCGGAGGACGAGGAGCTAGCGGGGTTCCTGCCGCTAGAGGGAGCTCTGAAGGGCTTGCGGTTCCCCAACCACGCCGCCTGGGACACGTACGGGGGACGAGTGCCGGACATGGACGAGGAGGCcgatgataatgataatga CAGCGTACCTCCAGCAGAAGTGCCAGTAACGTGCCTCAGCTCGCCCGAGCTGCAACAGCGCGTGCGAGCTCATCGCCTGCTGCAGCTCGGCGTCAAGCTCGCGCAGCTCAGGCCTGAACATCTGTCTTATAC TGAAGAAGACGGCAAGCTAACATTCACGGCGTCCTCAATGGGAGGCGAGCAGCTGTCGCAGGCCCTCGCGGCGCTGCGCGTGGCGGCCGGCGCGGGCGCCGAGCGCGGGGGCGGAGCACCCGAGCCCGAGGACGACAGCGACGACGAGCCCGCACATCCGCCGCCGCCTATTGTTATATCCGAGGCTGATTTTAGGGAGAAAG TTCGCGAGAAGCGAGTGGGTATCCTGAAGCCACAAGGTTCGCTAGAACGAGCGCGGGAGGAGAGAGCACTCGCCACACAGGACGATCAGCTCACT GAGGTGGACGTGTGCGAGGACAGCAAGTGCGAGGACAAGAAGGAGCGCAAGCCGCGCGTCAACATCGCCATGGCCGCCATCATGCGCAAGCAGGAGGAGACCAACAAACAG GTGAAATTCGTAACACCGCCACCGACACCAGATTCCATAGCCGACAGCACGGAATCCAAGGATGATAAGCCCAAGGTCATACAGCCTAAAGCCATCAAATCTCTGGCTAACATACCCGTCGGCAGGAAGACAGGAGGTATTCTCTCCCTCAAAGACAAGTCTGCTGGCTACCCACACCTCGTGCTGAACACAGAGCCCGAACCATCCAAGAAGTTAGAAAAAGAAGATAAAAAAGATGTCAAACTCAGCCAATCCAGTCAGAACTCACAAAGTTACCAGCAGAAGAGACTGGAACACCCTACGTCACCCAACTGGAACCCCATACAGAATCCTTACCCAGACGCGCCCAGGATGAATTTCCAGAAGAATTATGGAATCCAGAATGCTGGACTGAGTTACAACCCGAGTTACCCAGCGCCTAATGTGAACAACCAGGGTATTAGATTACCAGTCGTCAATCCCAAAGAGATTGATGTCAGAACAGCTGCCTTACAGAAGCAGAATTCACGCCAGGAGTTGTTCCAGGACGGACAGAAGTTCAACCATAATTATCAAATGTCTGGTGACAAGAAAAACTTCCTGAACGACTTACCGCCGCGCTTTGCCAACCAGTACAGATACTGGCAGACTCAAGATAACCAGTTCGATAATAAGTTCCGTGATGACAGCGCCAAACCCGCATTGTTCCCCGCTCAGACCCGCCCCTGGCCCACGCCTGAGGTCTACCAACAACCCCCGAACTGGTGGAAACCTGATCAACCAAACAACGTTAATGCAAACTTCCAACAACCTTTGCAACCCAACTTTTATTCGCAACATTTGAACACTAATATACCCAATCCCTACCAAAACCTATCGTACAATCAATTACAGAACAACATACCTCAAAATAAGCAGGAATCTTTCAACCAACCTGGTTACCTTCAATCAGCTATTGGCCAGCCTCAATTACAGACTCTACAGAACTTAGTAACATCGCCCAATTTCAATTCTTCACTAAACAGTTTTTCATACGCACCCCCAGTCACATACGACTCGGCCATGTACCCTCAATTTGGCAATAAGCTGGGTTACCAGCCTCTGCAGATGAAGATGGATAAGCCACTGGGTTACCAGGGTAAGGAGTTAATGGATATGGGAGCGCTAGGGTTTGGAGGCAACCCCCTTGATATGCAGCAGAGGAACTTGAATATGAACTTCAACGAACCGCTTAGTAATGATATAGGGAGTATGAAGACTGTGGATCAAGTTGGG AGTGTGGAGGCAGGCGCGGGCGCAGGCAGCACGTACTCGCTGTTCAGCGCGGCGCCCGACGCCGCCGCCTGGCCGCCGCACTCGCAACCGCCGCCG TCGCTATGGTCGGGTCCGGGGCCTTCGCCCCTGGAGCGCCTGCTAGAGCAACAGAAGCAGATGAAGCCGGCGCCGCAATGA
- the LOC124644346 gene encoding nonsense-mediated mRNA decay factor SMG7-like isoform X2, producing MVLNAAVQMLREADELKQKISKFKSGTSMLQERGLWATQQQLQKVYQKVLVLDLDYALDKKVEQDLWNVGFKQQIEALQAISKDRKNPLRSEGQAMLSWVLQAAAGFYLCLLHQICTTFKLDLPFRRRASLLGLVEGWGAGETAVGARLPPPASARYICQHCLVHLGDLARYRQQLRVAHTFYRHALVVSAHSGQPYNQLALVAWRRGRRLGALYWHVRSLLVRAPFPPAPANLARTLRAAAAPQGEPVLPVIPGVTDGTGPAPAAPAARLDAHSYVTELIRAMHYIHTVEELDAAAALVNSLNSSLTALIATDSFESMTLIKMACVMIWLVHSTTEDLTLDNSALSAGEQRAARLSSALATGTLLALLLPHYTVDEPLQRALPALKVWLSWAAWHPRVLGCSAWVSLAALWPALAHSLNMLAPTAALLTDTYDSVPLPEDEELAGFLPLEGALKGLRFPNHAAWDTYGGRVPDMDEEADDNDNDVPPAEVPVTCLSSPELQQRVRAHRLLQLGVKLAQLRPEHLSYTEEDGKLTFTASSMGGEQLSQALAALRVAAGAGAERGGGAPEPEDDSDDEPAHPPPPIVISEADFREKVREKRVGILKPQGSLERAREERALATQDDQLTEVDVCEDSKCEDKKERKPRVNIAMAAIMRKQEETNKQVKFVTPPPTPDSIADSTESKDDKPKVIQPKAIKSLANIPVGRKTGGILSLKDKSAGYPHLVLNTEPEPSKKLEKEDKKDVKLSQSSQNSQSYQQKRLEHPTSPNWNPIQNPYPDAPRMNFQKNYGIQNAGLSYNPSYPAPNVNNQGIRLPVVNPKEIDVRTAALQKQNSRQELFQDGQKFNHNYQMSGDKKNFLNDLPPRFANQYRYWQTQDNQFDNKFRDDSAKPALFPAQTRPWPTPEVYQQPPNWWKPDQPNNVNANFQQPLQPNFYSQHLNTNIPNPYQNLSYNQLQNNIPQNKQESFNQPGYLQSAIGQPQLQTLQNLVTSPNFNSSLNSFSYAPPVTYDSAMYPQFGNKLGYQPLQMKMDKPLGYQGKELMDMGALGFGGNPLDMQQRNLNMNFNEPLSNDIGSMKTVDQVGSVEAGAGAGSTYSLFSAAPDAAAWPPHSQPPPSLWSGPGPSPLERLLEQQKQMKPAPQ from the exons ATGGTTTTAAACGCCGCTGTGCAGATGTTGAG gGAGGCAGATGAGCTGAAacagaaaatatcaaaattcaagAGTGGAACATCTATGTTACAAGAACGCGGTCTTTGGGCCACACAACAACAGTTGCAAAAG GTGTATCAAAAAGTACTAGTTTTGGACCTAGACTATGCATTGGACAAGAAAGTGGAACAGGACTTGTGGAATGTGGGCTTCAAGCAGCAGATTGAGGCCCTCCAGGCTATTTCTAAGGATaggaag AATCCCCTTCGCAGTGAAGGGCAGGCCATGCTGTCATGGGTGCTCCAAGCTGCAGCTGGATTCTACCTGTGTTTACTACACCAGATCTGCACTACATTCAAATTGGACTTGCCATTTAG ACGGCGGGCCTCTCTCCTGGGTCTCGTAGAAGGCTGGGGCGCCGGTGAGACGGCGGTGGGTGCTCGCTTACCGCCGCCCGCGTCGGCGCGCTACATCTGTCAACATTGTCTCGTGCATCTCGGTGATTTGGCGAGATATAGGCAACAGTTGCGCGTCGCTCATACGTTTTACAG ACACGCGCTAGTGGTGTCGGCGCACTCGGGGCAGCCGTACAACCAGCTGGCGCTGGTGGcgtggcggcgcgggcggcggctggGCGCGCTGTACTGGCACGTGCGCTCCCTGCTCGTGCGCGCGCCCTTCCCGCCCGCCCCCGCCAACCTCGCGCGGACCCTGCGCGCTGCCGCCGCGCCACAGGG TGAGCCCGTCCTGCCCGTGATCCCGGGCGTGACGGACGGCACCGGGCCGGCGccggccgcgcccgccgcgcgtCTCGACGCGCACTCGTACGTCACCGAGCTCATTCGTGCCATGCACTACATACATACTGTTGAAGA ATTGGACGCGGCGGCGGCATTAGTGAATTCTCTCAACTCTTCGCTGACTGCGCTCATCGCGACCGACAGCTTCGAGTCTATGACGCTCATAAAG ATGGCATGCGTAATGATCTGGCTGGTACACTCGACGACAGAAGACTTGACACTGGACAACAGCGCGTTGTCTGCGGGTGAACAGCGCGCAGCGCGGCTGAGTAGCGCGCTGGCTACCGGCACACTATTGGCGCTGTTATTGCCGCACTACACGGTGGATGAGCCGCTGCAGAGAGCGCTGCCTGCAC TGAAGGTGTGGCTGTCCTGGGCGGCGTGGCACCCGCGGGTGCTGGGCTGCAGCGCGTGGGTGTCGCTGGCGGCGCTGTGGCCGGCGCTGGCGCACTCGCTCAACATGCTGGCGCCCACCGCCGCGCTGCTCACTGATACCT ACGACAGCGTCCCCCTGCCGGAGGACGAGGAGCTAGCGGGGTTCCTGCCGCTAGAGGGAGCTCTGAAGGGCTTGCGGTTCCCCAACCACGCCGCCTGGGACACGTACGGGGGACGAGTGCCGGACATGGACGAGGAGGCcgatgataatgataatga CGTACCTCCAGCAGAAGTGCCAGTAACGTGCCTCAGCTCGCCCGAGCTGCAACAGCGCGTGCGAGCTCATCGCCTGCTGCAGCTCGGCGTCAAGCTCGCGCAGCTCAGGCCTGAACATCTGTCTTATAC TGAAGAAGACGGCAAGCTAACATTCACGGCGTCCTCAATGGGAGGCGAGCAGCTGTCGCAGGCCCTCGCGGCGCTGCGCGTGGCGGCCGGCGCGGGCGCCGAGCGCGGGGGCGGAGCACCCGAGCCCGAGGACGACAGCGACGACGAGCCCGCACATCCGCCGCCGCCTATTGTTATATCCGAGGCTGATTTTAGGGAGAAAG TTCGCGAGAAGCGAGTGGGTATCCTGAAGCCACAAGGTTCGCTAGAACGAGCGCGGGAGGAGAGAGCACTCGCCACACAGGACGATCAGCTCACT GAGGTGGACGTGTGCGAGGACAGCAAGTGCGAGGACAAGAAGGAGCGCAAGCCGCGCGTCAACATCGCCATGGCCGCCATCATGCGCAAGCAGGAGGAGACCAACAAACAG GTGAAATTCGTAACACCGCCACCGACACCAGATTCCATAGCCGACAGCACGGAATCCAAGGATGATAAGCCCAAGGTCATACAGCCTAAAGCCATCAAATCTCTGGCTAACATACCCGTCGGCAGGAAGACAGGAGGTATTCTCTCCCTCAAAGACAAGTCTGCTGGCTACCCACACCTCGTGCTGAACACAGAGCCCGAACCATCCAAGAAGTTAGAAAAAGAAGATAAAAAAGATGTCAAACTCAGCCAATCCAGTCAGAACTCACAAAGTTACCAGCAGAAGAGACTGGAACACCCTACGTCACCCAACTGGAACCCCATACAGAATCCTTACCCAGACGCGCCCAGGATGAATTTCCAGAAGAATTATGGAATCCAGAATGCTGGACTGAGTTACAACCCGAGTTACCCAGCGCCTAATGTGAACAACCAGGGTATTAGATTACCAGTCGTCAATCCCAAAGAGATTGATGTCAGAACAGCTGCCTTACAGAAGCAGAATTCACGCCAGGAGTTGTTCCAGGACGGACAGAAGTTCAACCATAATTATCAAATGTCTGGTGACAAGAAAAACTTCCTGAACGACTTACCGCCGCGCTTTGCCAACCAGTACAGATACTGGCAGACTCAAGATAACCAGTTCGATAATAAGTTCCGTGATGACAGCGCCAAACCCGCATTGTTCCCCGCTCAGACCCGCCCCTGGCCCACGCCTGAGGTCTACCAACAACCCCCGAACTGGTGGAAACCTGATCAACCAAACAACGTTAATGCAAACTTCCAACAACCTTTGCAACCCAACTTTTATTCGCAACATTTGAACACTAATATACCCAATCCCTACCAAAACCTATCGTACAATCAATTACAGAACAACATACCTCAAAATAAGCAGGAATCTTTCAACCAACCTGGTTACCTTCAATCAGCTATTGGCCAGCCTCAATTACAGACTCTACAGAACTTAGTAACATCGCCCAATTTCAATTCTTCACTAAACAGTTTTTCATACGCACCCCCAGTCACATACGACTCGGCCATGTACCCTCAATTTGGCAATAAGCTGGGTTACCAGCCTCTGCAGATGAAGATGGATAAGCCACTGGGTTACCAGGGTAAGGAGTTAATGGATATGGGAGCGCTAGGGTTTGGAGGCAACCCCCTTGATATGCAGCAGAGGAACTTGAATATGAACTTCAACGAACCGCTTAGTAATGATATAGGGAGTATGAAGACTGTGGATCAAGTTGGG AGTGTGGAGGCAGGCGCGGGCGCAGGCAGCACGTACTCGCTGTTCAGCGCGGCGCCCGACGCCGCCGCCTGGCCGCCGCACTCGCAACCGCCGCCG TCGCTATGGTCGGGTCCGGGGCCTTCGCCCCTGGAGCGCCTGCTAGAGCAACAGAAGCAGATGAAGCCGGCGCCGCAATGA